TGCCCTTGACCCGCCATAACTGCgatttgtaaataaagaaaaatgtggTAAACACAGAACCTATACACAGCAGTCTTAATCCCCTGGAGGAATTAACAGAACAGCAGCACCATGGGATTTGGATTTGGCATTGCATGTGTGTGTCGACGTCATATGTTTGGTCTGTTTAAGTTCCAACATCAACGGTTTATGTCAaattattcaacatgttcaatgacAATGAATGAATGTCTTTCAAAAGTACAAGATTTCCAATTTAGTCCATATCTGTTAAAACATTGCACAATGGGGACATCATTTTCTGAGGCTATCGTGAAACCAGTCGAGTGGGTGGCTGatgagaatggaaatttgaGAAATCCAGAATCCATTCCAGAAGATTTAATGTCATCATATATATCTTACAGAGTGAATTTCAAAGACTTGTTTGCAGATGGGTTTCACATGTTAAGCAATAGTGAAAGCCTTGGACGAATCTATCAACTAGCTCCACTGTTTCATTTTTTGCGCAAAAAaggtattttgattttttgaaaagtgttttTACACCCAGTAgaacaatatattaatattgacatagatatacatgtactgttcCCAGGTTTGACCcccttttgttttgttatataagTGTGTCACAATATGAAAACAACAGTTGAAATAAGTGTCAATATTCAAAATCTGGAAAGGATCATGCTGAAAATGTAAACTACAATTGTATCtgtcataaaatttaaatttcccTCAAATCACAAGATAACCATGATAACACTTGTTATCATGTTAACAAAATGCTCTTTGAAAGtttcaatttgggagcctccatgggggaaatcccccgcaaatagtgacagttggcaggtatgttaTGTCCGGTCAGGGGCCCTTAATTGGAAAATAAAGAACTTTGAACTTTGTTGTTGAGGTCAGACCTCTCTGTCATAAAACCCACTGTATGTACAGTGATATTGTTTAATTTCCATTGAGACAACTAACCACCAGACACTAAAAGAATAAAGATGTACCGACAAGCAACTATTGTTACTAGAAAGCCTTCAATGATTAtccatacatgtattaatacatgtactactattggcactcataccacatcttcttatataaacatgtatatctCTCTACATGCATGTCTCCTTGTACACAGAAAATAGACAGTCAATATACAAACGCAGCTTTGTCATTGTTCATATTTTCTAAGTTAATTATCTAGATCTTCAGTAcatgtttacatgtatgtatgaatcGTCTTGCCTGTTACAGAAGTGgtccatgtttttttaattttttaaacacatatgtacataatcatgataatgtatGTTCAAGATCagatacaatttacaattttcatttacaaaatgtacaagtgTAGGCTGTTATTTTTCTTggaaaaaaatggataaaaattaaCAAGCTGGATTAAGTTGGTTTAATATGTTTTCAAACTATACTTATCTTATTGTTTTGTTGTAGGTCTAACATAAATTGTATTATTGTGtcaaatgtaattatttgtGTCCACCATGAAAATGtgtcaagaaaaataaaatatctacaCTTGCTACACGTGTAACTATGAAATATCATGCTTCAcctattttatcatttttagatTACCATGAAAAATGTCTTCGTAAGGCATTACAAGAACATAGAGACAGGAAAAAATTCACAGAGTCGCAAATATCCATGTTGCTGGCAATTCATCTTCTGTCACAACTGGTTTTCCCAACTGATGATCCAGGTTTGACAGACACTTCTATCCCATTGCCATATATCATGTCCAATGATGTTCCAGATAAAGTTGTAAGCTGTCCCTGCGGCTGTGGTAGAACAGTGTTTTATGGAAATACAGGAATTGGTTAGTCTGTTTTTAAAGTTGGTTATAATGGCTGTATGTCATAGGAATTACTTTTAATACAAGTGattttcatgatatttatttttaagcaCCCTGACCAGAGGTCTAAATTAAATGagctacatacatgtatttaatatcATCACTTAAGTTAATTGTTGTCTATTAGCATCATTTACATTACTAAAAATGGTCAGAAATTTTAAGCAACTCCGGTGATAAAGTAAAGCATACTTAAATTATTTAAGTCACAGAACTTTTTATGAAGAGTGGCAAAAACTGTcttttcattattgttttactgattcgtttgattgattggtttttGGCTGCCTTATGTCCATTGGCAGAATGAATCttttgaaaatcatttataacaatgtcCCAACTTAGTTTTcctactatttaaaaaaaaaatgagttttatatttttaaaacagaatcaGACATCAGGTTGaattaaaacatgtaatattctttaaaacatgtgtaaaattacaatatgttgataaaaaaggttccaaggggagataatcttaagatttatatgaaatatttttaacttgttAAAATTTCACTTAAACACTTTTAAGGTGGCTCGGGCCTATTCGAAGTTTCTATCAGAAGTGCtgtatttttggttattttattctttaaagaaaataaatcaaattggtcgaaaaaaaattggggtcacGGACTATATAAgctgaaaattttacttttaaacaggtacatgtatttaaaagggaccatttttttttaatgaaatgatagggaaaatagaggtgttgacatatttttatcggAATATCAAAAAAACGTTCTATGACTATTGGTCCAAAACTTTAATATGAAAAGCTGGAATATAGCTTCAAAGAATGAGCcaataaaaaacataggtcacggataaggaaaaaaaatattttgctttaATACTAGTGTACAACCATTCAAACTGTCTAATCTCTATAAAAACGATAAACACgaatgaaccacataaacaaacgacaacgaCTGAATATCAGATTTCTGACTGAGGACAGGTGCAAAGAATTGCAGCGGAATTAAACATTGTAATTGTACAAAACCTGCTTTATTTTATCACATTGCACTTTGAGGACTTGCATTCACTGTGGTTCTTCTACAGTAATTGGTAAAATATTTCTGATTAGTTGAACAGTTTGATTTGACataacaaatttcaattttgttagaATTTTCATTGAACTGATTTAGGTGGACAGTAACACTAATAATAAATCATTGCAGTAAGTTGtgtgcaatttataaaaaaaataatgcatgatATACCAAATGCTTTATTAGTATCTTTAACAATTTCTTTTCCAAGACTTTGTCTTCTTCCTATTTACGTATGTTTCTGTAAAAAGACATgactaaaataatattcaattgGTGTGCTTTGTTACTTACACAGGAACTACAGCTTTATGGTATGGAAACCCAGACATACTGGTGTTCCCAAATGGTGGTGTTTGTGGTATTTCAAGTTCCCCAGTGAAAGATTTCTCAGAGTTTGACATTTTGAATGAAGAAAATGAACTGCTAGATGAGGTAGAAACAGAACTTTCATCTCTACGGCATATGAAAAGTATTCGTCAGTTTACAGCCCAAGCAATTACTTTTTCATTTTACCAAGCATCAATC
This is a stretch of genomic DNA from Mytilus trossulus isolate FHL-02 chromosome 6, PNRI_Mtr1.1.1.hap1, whole genome shotgun sequence. It encodes these proteins:
- the LOC134721641 gene encoding uncharacterized protein LOC134721641, with translation MGFGFGIACVCRRHMFGLFKFQHQRFMSNYSTCSMTMNECLSKVQDFQFSPYLLKHCTMGTSFSEAIVKPVEWVADENGNLRNPESIPEDLMSSYISYRVNFKDLFADGFHMLSNSESLGRIYQLAPLFHFLRKKDYHEKCLRKALQEHRDRKKFTESQISMLLAIHLLSQLVFPTDDPGLTDTSIPLPYIMSNDVPDKVVSCPCGCGRTVFYGNTGIGTTALWYGNPDILVFPNGGVCGISSSPVKDFSEFDILNEENELLDEVETELSSLRHMKSIRQFTAQAITFSFYQASIQEQNSRSSDHGDSFVSLIPTIAISEKGFDVYMYDSVNEIFFRNCGDSLPLWNEQLPTHHNATINISSVVTLWMLIHHLTLKPAVTPAHVSLFGGSASLGLDKEQIQEIKRTITMSKDFPVPDLHEKLNLTKKKTV